The Pseudomonas sp. TH06 genome has a window encoding:
- a CDS encoding methyltransferase domain-containing protein, whose amino-acid sequence MTDKAFAQADPDWLALISAAREWLSGPLGQFLLDEERRMLEDELGRFFGGYLVHYGPSAETPPAAPQVQRNVRLGAPLPGVEIVCEEQAWPLSEHAADVVVMQHGLDFCLSPHGLLREAASSVRPGGHLLIIGINPWSSWGLRHVFAHDALRQARCISPSRVADWLNLLGFALEKRRFGCYRPPLASPKWQARLAGWERKAGDWQLSGGGFYLLVARKIVVGLRPLRQERREPMGKLIPLPMAKVNRRRIEP is encoded by the coding sequence ATGACCGATAAAGCGTTCGCTCAGGCCGATCCCGACTGGCTGGCGTTGATCAGCGCCGCCCGTGAATGGCTGTCGGGCCCGCTCGGGCAGTTTCTGCTGGATGAGGAGCGGCGCATGCTCGAAGACGAGCTGGGCCGGTTCTTTGGCGGTTATCTGGTGCATTACGGACCATCCGCCGAAACCCCGCCGGCGGCGCCGCAAGTGCAGCGTAATGTGCGCCTCGGTGCGCCGTTGCCCGGGGTCGAGATTGTCTGCGAAGAGCAGGCCTGGCCGCTCAGCGAACACGCGGCCGATGTCGTGGTGATGCAACACGGTCTGGATTTCTGTCTGTCGCCTCATGGTCTGCTGCGTGAAGCGGCGAGCAGTGTGCGCCCCGGCGGGCATCTGCTGATCATCGGCATCAATCCCTGGAGCTCCTGGGGGCTGCGTCACGTATTCGCCCACGATGCCTTGCGTCAGGCGCGGTGTATCTCGCCGTCGCGGGTCGCCGACTGGCTCAATCTGCTCGGCTTTGCGCTGGAGAAACGCCGCTTCGGGTGCTATCGTCCGCCGCTCGCGTCGCCCAAGTGGCAGGCCCGTCTGGCCGGCTGGGAACGCAAGGCCGGTGACTGGCAACTGTCGGGCGGCGGCTTCTATTTGTTGGTCGCGCGCAAGATCGTGGTCGGGCTGCGGCCGCTGCGTCAGGAGCGTCGCGAGCCGATGGGCAAGCTGATTCCACTGCCGATGGCCAAGGTCAACCGCCGTCGTATCGAACCGTAA
- the rnhA gene encoding ribonuclease HI: MSESVESVDTVELFTDGACKGNPGPGGWGALLVCKGVEKELWGGEANTTNNRMELLGAIRGLEALKRPCEVLLVTDSQYVMKGINEWMANWKKRGWKTAAKEPVKNADLWKELDEQVNRHKVTWKWVRGHIGHHGNERADQLANRGVDEVRGYKQT; the protein is encoded by the coding sequence ATGAGCGAAAGCGTTGAAAGCGTCGACACCGTAGAACTGTTCACCGATGGCGCCTGCAAGGGCAACCCCGGCCCGGGCGGCTGGGGCGCGTTGCTGGTGTGCAAGGGCGTCGAAAAGGAACTGTGGGGCGGCGAGGCCAACACCACCAACAACCGTATGGAGCTGCTCGGCGCCATCCGTGGCCTCGAAGCCTTGAAGCGCCCGTGCGAAGTGCTGCTGGTCACCGACTCACAGTACGTGATGAAGGGCATCAACGAATGGATGGCCAACTGGAAGAAGCGCGGCTGGAAGACCGCAGCGAAGGAGCCAGTGAAAAACGCTGATCTGTGGAAAGAACTGGATGAGCAGGTCAACCGCCACAAGGTCACCTGGAAGTGGGTGCGTGGGCACATCGGCCATCACGGCAACGAGCGGGCTGACCAACTCGCCAACCGTGGCGTTGACGAAGTGCGCGGTTACAAGCAGACCTGA
- a CDS encoding DUF2388 domain-containing protein: MKTAQVLLLGGCLLVAEAHATSFVISTDITMSLTLSSSKGTSGSFKDDKIVLAAKDDAAAFVASGGEIRGVRMEAAFLRIREVLKDSVYTDRQLAEAILIL, translated from the coding sequence ATGAAGACTGCACAGGTTTTATTGCTCGGTGGCTGCTTGCTGGTTGCCGAAGCGCATGCCACCAGCTTCGTCATCAGCACCGACATCACCATGAGCCTGACGCTCAGCTCAAGCAAAGGCACCAGTGGATCGTTCAAGGACGACAAGATTGTGCTGGCGGCGAAGGATGATGCGGCGGCGTTTGTGGCGAGTGGAGGGGAGATTCGCGGGGTGCGGATGGAAGCGGCTTTTTTGCGGATACGGGAGGTGCTGAAGGATTCTGTGTATACCGACCGGCAACTGGCCGAGGCCATTCTGATCCTGTAA
- the dnaQ gene encoding DNA polymerase III subunit epsilon, which produces MATRSVVLDTETTGMPVTDGHRIIEIGCVELIGRRLTGRHFHVYLQPDRESDEGAIGVHGITNEFLVGKPRFAEVADEFFEFIKGAQLIIHNAAFDVGFINNEFALMGQQDRADITQHCSILDTLMMARERHPGQRNSLDALCKRYGVDNSGRELHGALLDSEILADVYLTMTGGQTSLSLAGNASDGNGSGEGADNSATEIRRLPADRQPSRIIRATEEELAAHLVRLEIIAKSAGGPALWTQIAEADAQA; this is translated from the coding sequence ATGGCCACCAGATCCGTTGTACTCGATACCGAAACCACCGGCATGCCGGTGACCGATGGTCACCGGATCATTGAAATCGGTTGCGTCGAACTGATCGGTCGGCGCCTGACGGGCCGGCATTTTCATGTTTATCTGCAACCGGATCGCGAGAGTGATGAAGGCGCCATCGGCGTTCACGGCATCACCAACGAATTTCTTGTCGGCAAGCCACGTTTTGCCGAAGTCGCCGATGAGTTCTTCGAATTCATCAAAGGCGCGCAGCTGATCATCCACAACGCGGCGTTCGACGTTGGCTTCATCAACAACGAATTCGCCTTGATGGGCCAGCAGGATCGCGCCGACATCACCCAGCATTGCTCGATCCTCGACACCCTGATGATGGCCCGGGAACGTCACCCGGGGCAGCGCAACAGCCTCGATGCGTTGTGCAAACGTTATGGCGTCGACAACTCCGGCCGTGAGCTGCACGGCGCTTTGCTCGACTCGGAGATTCTTGCCGACGTTTACCTGACCATGACGGGCGGCCAGACCAGCCTGTCGCTGGCAGGCAATGCGTCGGACGGTAATGGTTCGGGCGAAGGCGCGGATAATTCTGCTACCGAGATCCGTCGTTTGCCGGCGGATCGTCAGCCAAGCCGGATCATTCGCGCGACGGAAGAAGAGCTGGCGGCGCACCTTGTGCGGTTGGAGATTATCGCCAAATCCGCCGGTGGCCCGGCGTTGTGGACGCAGATTGCCGAGGCTGATGCCCAGGCCTGA
- a CDS encoding Orn/Lys/Arg decarboxylase N-terminal domain-containing protein has product MYKDLKFPVLIVHRDIKADTVAGDRIRGIARELEQEGFSIVSATDYTEGRLVASTHHGLACMLIAAEDASTNSHLLQNMAELIGLARVRAPDLPIFALGEQVTLENAPADAMAELNQLRGILYLFEDTVPFLARQVARAARKYLDGLLPPFFKALVQHTADSNYSWHTPGHGGGVAYHKSPVGQAFHQFFGENTLRSDLSVSVPELGSLLDHTGPLAEAEARAARNFGADHTFFVINGTSTANKIVWHSMVARDDLVLVDRNCHKSVLHAIIMTGAIPLYLCPERNELGIIGPIPLSEFSRESIQAKIDASPLTKGRAPKVKLAVVTNSTYDGLCYNAELIKQHLGNSVEVLHFDEAWYAYAAFHEFFAGRYGMATSRSEDSPLVFTTHSTHKLLAAFSQASMIHVQDGGARQLDRDRFNEAFMMHISTSPQYSIIASLDVASAMMEGPAGRSLLQETFDEALSFRRALANLRQHIAADDWWFSIWQPPGVEGIERVKTADWLLQPDAEWHGFGEVSDDYVLLDPIKVTLVMPGLNAGGALSEKGIPAAVVSKFLWERGLVVEKTGLYSFLVLFSMGITKGKWSTLLTELLEFKRSYDANVSLATCLPCVAQEDTARYRGMGLRDLCDQLHACYRSNATAKHLKRMYTVLPEIAMKPAHAYDHLVRGEVEAVPIDELEGRIAAVMLVPYPPGIPLIMPGERFTESTRSIIDYLKFARTFDSSFPGFVADVHGLQHEDEGNGRHYTVDCVKE; this is encoded by the coding sequence ATGTACAAAGATTTGAAGTTTCCGGTGTTGATCGTCCATCGCGACATCAAGGCCGACACGGTCGCCGGTGACCGTATCCGTGGCATCGCCCGGGAGTTGGAGCAGGAAGGTTTCAGTATCGTTTCGGCCACCGACTACACCGAAGGGCGTCTGGTGGCTTCGACCCATCATGGCCTCGCGTGCATGCTGATTGCCGCCGAGGACGCCAGCACGAATTCGCATCTGTTGCAGAACATGGCCGAACTGATTGGCCTGGCGCGGGTGCGCGCACCGGATCTGCCGATTTTTGCCCTGGGCGAACAGGTCACTCTGGAGAACGCCCCGGCCGATGCCATGGCCGAACTCAATCAGCTACGCGGCATTCTTTACCTGTTCGAAGACACCGTACCGTTCCTCGCCCGGCAAGTGGCGCGGGCGGCGCGCAAGTACCTGGACGGCCTGCTGCCACCGTTTTTCAAGGCACTGGTGCAACACACCGCCGATTCCAATTATTCCTGGCACACCCCCGGTCACGGCGGTGGCGTGGCGTATCACAAGAGTCCGGTGGGGCAGGCGTTCCATCAGTTCTTTGGCGAAAACACGCTGCGTTCGGATTTGTCGGTCTCGGTGCCTGAACTGGGTTCGTTGCTCGATCACACTGGCCCGCTTGCGGAGGCTGAGGCGCGGGCGGCGCGCAATTTCGGCGCCGATCACACGTTTTTCGTGATCAATGGCACCTCGACCGCCAACAAGATCGTCTGGCACTCCATGGTTGCTCGCGACGATCTGGTGCTGGTCGATCGCAACTGCCACAAGTCGGTGTTGCACGCGATCATCATGACCGGCGCGATTCCGCTGTACCTGTGCCCGGAGCGCAATGAGCTGGGGATCATCGGCCCGATTCCGCTGAGCGAATTCAGCCGCGAATCGATCCAGGCCAAGATCGACGCCAGCCCGCTGACCAAGGGCCGCGCACCAAAAGTGAAACTCGCGGTAGTGACCAACTCGACCTACGACGGGCTTTGCTATAACGCCGAACTGATCAAACAACACCTCGGCAACAGTGTCGAAGTGCTGCACTTCGACGAAGCCTGGTACGCCTATGCGGCGTTTCATGAATTCTTCGCCGGGCGTTACGGCATGGCCACTTCACGCAGCGAAGACAGCCCGCTGGTGTTCACCACCCATTCCACGCACAAACTGCTCGCCGCGTTCAGTCAGGCGTCGATGATTCATGTGCAGGACGGCGGTGCGCGACAGCTGGATCGGGATCGTTTCAACGAAGCATTCATGATGCACATCTCGACGTCGCCGCAGTACAGCATCATCGCCTCGCTGGATGTCGCTTCGGCGATGATGGAAGGTCCGGCCGGGCGCTCGCTGTTGCAGGAAACCTTCGACGAAGCCCTGAGTTTCCGTCGTGCGCTGGCCAATCTGCGTCAGCACATCGCGGCCGATGACTGGTGGTTTTCGATCTGGCAGCCGCCGGGCGTCGAAGGTATCGAGCGGGTGAAAACCGCAGACTGGCTGCTGCAGCCGGACGCTGAATGGCACGGTTTCGGCGAGGTCAGTGACGATTACGTCTTGCTCGATCCGATCAAGGTGACGTTGGTGATGCCGGGGTTGAATGCCGGCGGCGCGTTGAGCGAGAAGGGCATCCCCGCCGCCGTGGTCAGCAAGTTCCTCTGGGAGCGCGGGCTGGTGGTGGAGAAAACCGGGTTGTATTCGTTTCTGGTGCTGTTCTCCATGGGCATCACCAAAGGCAAATGGAGCACGCTGCTCACCGAGTTGCTGGAGTTCAAGCGCAGTTACGACGCCAACGTCAGTCTGGCCACGTGCCTGCCGTGTGTCGCGCAGGAAGACACCGCGCGTTATCGCGGCATGGGCCTGCGCGATCTGTGCGATCAATTGCACGCCTGTTATCGCAGCAACGCCACCGCCAAACATCTCAAACGCATGTACACCGTACTGCCGGAAATCGCCATGAAACCAGCCCACGCCTACGATCATCTGGTACGCGGTGAAGTCGAGGCGGTTCCGATCGACGAGCTGGAAGGCAGAATTGCAGCGGTGATGCTGGTGCCGTATCCGCCGGGGATCCCGTTGATCATGCCCGGTGAGCGCTTTACCGAATCGACCCGTTCAATCATCGATTACCTGAAATTTGCCCGCACGTTCGATAGCAGCTTTCCCGGTTTTGTCGCCGATGTGCATGGACTGCAACACGAAGACGAAGGCAATGGACGGCACTACACCGTCGATTGCGTCAAGGAATGA